A stretch of the Aphis gossypii isolate Hap1 chromosome 2, ASM2018417v2, whole genome shotgun sequence genome encodes the following:
- the LOC114132614 gene encoding tRNA methyltransferase 10 homolog A — MNESSETVVIKPNNDTDTSAVEETVVNEIGKRSLDKSEDVCENNHKICKIDNGNDANQSTSLSKRQLKKIQKQQIWMEKKAKRKELNKEKKEEKKKWKAQMRESGVEVPKVKTNKMADSTCKQRIVLDMSFDDLMSDKDLCKCSNQILRCYGLNRRMDNPMQLYICSYEGKIRETMAKHNGSEFWDIKYLEDSFDKVFQKEEIVYLTSDSMNVLESLDDNKVYIIGGLVDHNSCKGASLKIANDLGVAHARLPIDENINMQTRKILTINHVFEIISKVVSGISWKEALISTLPKRKMFSVLDEEDLLEYNNCTIDNKSKLEIECPEAEKNENLIEENVLLDN, encoded by the exons ATGAACGAGTCATCAGAAACTGTAgttataaaaccaaataatgATACCGACACTAGCGCTGTAGAAGAAACCGTTGTTAACGAAATTGGAAAACGATCATTAGATAAATCTGAAGATGTCTGTGAAAAcaaccataaaatatgtaagattGACAACGGTAATGATGCTAACCAGTCTACCTCACTGTCTAAAAggcagctaaaaaaaattcaaaagcaACAGATATGGATGGAAAAAAAAGCTAAAcgaaa ggaattaaataaagaaaaaaaagaagaaaagaaaaaatggaaaGCTCAAATGCGAGAATCTGGAGTAGAAGTACCAAAAGTAAAGACAAACAAAATGGCAGATAGTACATGTAAACAACGTATTGTGTTAGACATGTCGTTTGATGACTTAATGTCTGAtaag gaTTTATGCAAGTgttcaaatcaaatattgaGGTGTTATGGTCTGAATCGTAGAATGGATAATCCTATGCAACTATATATATGCAGTTATGAAGGAAAAATCCGAGAAACTATGGCTAAACACAATGGCTCTGAGTTTTGGGAT ataaaatacttagaaGATTCATTTGATAAAGTATTCCAGAAAGaagaaattgtttatttaaccaGTGACAGTATGAATGTTTTAGAAAGTTTAGATGACAATAAAGTGTACATAATTGGTGGTCTTGTTGATCATAATTCTTGCAAA ggaGCAAGTCTAAAAATAGCAAATGATCTAGGTGTAGCTCATGCTCGGTTGCCTATTGATGAAAATATCAACATGCAAACTAGAAAAATCCTAACTATAAATCATg tttttgaaataatatcaaaagtgGTGTCTGGAATATCTTGGAAAGAAGCATTAATTAGTACATTgccaaaaagaaaaatgttttcagtCTTAGATGAGGAAGATCttctagaatataataattgtactatagataataaatcaaaactagAAATTGAATGTCCAGAagcagaaaaaaatgaaaatttaatagaagaaaatgttttacttgacaattaa